A portion of the Solea senegalensis isolate Sse05_10M linkage group LG17, IFAPA_SoseM_1, whole genome shotgun sequence genome contains these proteins:
- the cfap61 gene encoding cilia- and flagella-associated protein 61, translating into MKNMMSSETVNHVSVRRSESADAENINNLITNTTVQVFGRVNVLQLLEKANLAVTVADDSDSVVAHASFLDYPPADLVDPAHCELFLQKHFTAGNCCTTLNTLFLHLFVAQPEFAAESLKEIMRVVFNAVSELDNVCLISSNIGDLEPTLKDTFEPLKCLSDTEPQSSVFVCHRNQLCPRIHVRPARLEDHDDVMSLFDQQRRLLSVFGRPDSLTEVIEVQDEDNLSAVCEVNAVIVGFIRLTADVHLKELRDSFDLHDFNGFFKQQRKKPEEEAAASRPWEKHRNVFWIQFFVIDSKYETRSADVLPYVFKHFPDLDLCVITAPTLCPDFQLRQSFLRMRRRTDNSLPYELYIFHRDGLRPVEVRPAVAADRAAVSDLIQGLTLSESLLQDLDWFYQSRCDPDGVQLQAFVAQVDGDVVGAVVIADEQDVEYVRARYNIENFVYFSHHRYEEHARLRHFVLRPSFQHFSRHLFKETLRLSHRSCLYLRIHPLHHSHENSCVHHLDFVLNCGVPVRPRRQIIYPLEEVGSVGPCRRITEEQEAYALCLLSRKLTLEPKVNVNARVVVVGASDTGLSFLEVLCLCPHLSFNNLTLISTHGFPGDRNHDDRDDVAFLSTSHAYSGRDLALLPLRCRVAVVTDKMVAIDRKSKYVVVRGGEKKVPYDFLVICTGLQYQVPRPTGRPQTPPPRRRQTAPAPSNLLTLNDLHDCTAARHWLRANFVEQEGDAVVYGNNVDVYTTVETLLSLGVRGSRVHVVLPPPEPGAACFSDPSVEEGVAAALEKNQVQVHRRCLLTQMDRGGHEDHLTSVSFTTDAGTLRLLCGVFINLSSRGVDGDAFRSISGSFLVFDGRLVINAAFQTSDPAIFAAGPVTKFSRRYHADEWSHASFNSKEVGERLAAEMLTLLDPTQEPRDEAASDLDQDRLVPLYKRAKIQATVATMLLLFTERPRLQHRLHKHRHTHTHT; encoded by the exons ATGAAGAATATGATGAGTTCAGAGACTGTGAATCACGTGTCTGTGAGAAGAAGTGAATCAGCTGATgctgaaaacatcaacaacctcatcacaaacacaactgtgcAAGTGTTTGGACGAGTCAACGTCCTTCAGCtgct AGAAAAAGCGAACCTGGCCGTGACGGTGGCCGATGACAGCGACAGCGTCGTGGCTCACGCTTCCTTCCTGGATTATCCTCCTGCAGATCTGGTGGATCCGGCTCACTGCGAGCTCTTCCTGCAGAAACACTTCACAGCAGGAAACTGCTGCACG acACTGAACActctcttcctccacctctttGTGGCTCAGCCTGAGTTTGCTGCTGAGAGTTTAAAGGAGATCATGAG AGTTGTATTTAACGCCGTCTCAGAGTTGGACAACGTCTGTCTCATCAGCTCCAACATTGGTGATTTAG aGCCGACGCTGAAGGACACGTTTGAGCCTCTGAAGTGTTTGAGCGACACTGAACCTCAGTCCTCAGTGTTTGTCTGCCACAGAAATCAGCTCTGTCCCAGGATTCATGTCCGTCCTGCCAG GTTGGAGGATCACGATGACGTCATGTCTCTGTTTGACCAGCAGAGGAGGCTGTTGTCAGTCTTTGGTCGTCCAGACTCTCTGACAGAGGTCATCGAGGTTCAGGACGAAGACAATCTCTCGGCTGTCTGTGAG GTGAACGCAGTGATCGTCGGCTTCATCAGACTCACGGCTGACGTTCATCTGAAGGAGTTACGCGACAGTTTTGATCTTCACGACTTCAACggtttttttaaacagcagcGAAAGaaacctgaagaagaagctgctgcttct agaccatgggaaaaacacagaaacgtTTTCTGGATCCAGTTCTTTGTCATCGACAGCAAATATGAAACAag ATCAGCGGACGTTCTTCCATATGTGTTCAAACATTTCCCT GACTTGGATTTGTGCGTCATCACTGCTCCGACTCTTTGTCCAGACTTTCAGCTGAGGCAGAGTTTCCTCAGGATGAGGCGTCGCACCGACAACTCTCTGCCCTACGAACTTTACATTTTTCACCGTGATGGACTAag gcCTGTGGAGGTCAGACCGGCTGTAGCTGCAGACCGAGCCGCTGTCTCTGACCTGATACAAGGTCTGACCTTGAGTGAGTCCCTGCTTCAGGACCTGGACTGGTTCTACCAGAGCCGCTGTGACCCG GACGGCGTGCAGCTGCAGGCCTTCGTGGCTCAGGTGGACGGTGACGTCGTCGGGGCGGTGGTCATCGCAGACGAGCAG GACGTGGAGTACGTCCGTGCTCGCTACAACATCGAGAACTTCGTCTACTTCAGTCACCATCGCTACGAGGAGCACGCTCGCCTTCGCCACTTCGTCCTCCGACCGTCGTTCCAGCACTTCAGCAGACACCTGTTCAAGGAGACGCTGAGACTGTCTCATCGCTCCTGTCTCTACCTGAGGATCCACCCACTGCACCACAGCCacgag AATTCCTGCGTCCACCATCTGGATTTTGTCCTCAACTGTGGCGTTCCCGTCCGACCGCGACGCCAGATCATCTACCCGCTGGAGGAGGTTGGCAGCGTCGGGCCGTGCAGGCGGATCACTGAGGAGCAG gaagCGTATGCTCTCTGCCTCCTCAGCAGAAAGTTGACCCTGGAGCCAAAGGTCAACGTTAACGCgcgtgtggtggtggtgggagcgTCAGACACGGGTCTGTCTTTCCTCGAGGTTCTCTGTCTGTG CCCTCACCTGAGCTTCAACAACCTGACCCTCATCTCCACACACGGTTTCCCCGGAGACCGTAACCACGACGACCGCGACGACGTCGCGTTTCTGTCCACGAG TCACGCCTACAGCGGCAGAGACCTGGCGCTGCTGCCTCTGCGATGCCGCGTCGCCGTGGTGACGGACAAGATGGTGGCCATCGACAGGAAGTCCAAATACGTGGTGGTGCGGGGAGGCGAGAAGAAGGTGCCGTACGACTTCCTGGTCATCTGCACCGGCCTGCAGTACCAG GTGCCCCGTCCCACCGGCCGGCCGCAAACTCCGCCCCCTCGCCGCAGACAAACTGCGCCCGCTCCCTCCAACCTCCTCACCCTCAACGACCTCCACGACTGCACGGCTGCTCGACACTGGCTCAGAGCCAACTTTGTGGAGCAggagg GCGACGCAGTTGTGTACGGAAACAACGTGGACGTCTACACCACAGTGGAGACGTTGCTCAGCCTCGGTGTCCGCGGGTCCCGCGTCCACGtcgtcctccctcctcctgaaCCCGGCGCCGCCTGCTTCAGTGATCCGTCGGTGGAGGAAGGCGTGGCTGCAGCTTTGGAGAAGAACCAGGTCCAGGTCCACCGTCGCTGCCTGCTGACTCAGATGGACCGTGGAGGACACGAGGACCATCTCACATCGGTGTCCTTCACCACGGACGCGGGGACTCTGCGTCTGCTCTGTGGA GTTTTCATCAACCTCTCCAGCAGAGGAGTTGACGGTGACGCCTTCAGGTCCATCAGCGGCTCCTTCCTGGTCTTCGATGGCCGACTCGTCATAAACGCCGCTTTCCAGACCAGCGACCCGGCCATCTTTGCCGCCGGACCCGTCACCAAGTTCTCGCGCCGCTACCACGCGGACGAGTGGTCCCACGCCAGCTTCAACTCCAAGGAGGTGGGCGAGCGCCTGGCAGCCGAGATGCTGACCCTCCTCGACCCCACGCAGGAGCCACGGGACGAGGCTGCGTCTGATCTGGATCAGGATCGCCTGGTGCCGCTGTACAAACGGGCCAAGATTCAAG CGACAGTGGCGACAATGCTGCTGTTATTCACCGAGCGACCAAGGCTGCAGCACaggttacacaaacacagacacacacacacacacacgtga
- the crnkl1 gene encoding crooked neck-like protein 1 — MASTAAGKQRIPKVAKVKNKAPAEVQITAEQLLREAKERELELLPPPPKQKITDQEELNDYKLRKRKSFEDNIRKNRTVISNWIKYAQWEESLKEIQRARSIYERALDVDHRNITLWLKYAEMEMKSRQVNHARNIWDRAITILPRVNQFWYKYTYMEEMLGNVAGCRLVFERWMEWEPEEQAWHSYINFELRYKEVDKARTIYERFVMVHPEVKNWIKYARFEDKHGYVAHSRKVFERAVEFFGEEYVEENLFVAFAKFEETQKEFERVRVIYKYALDRIPKHEAQELFKNYTMFEKKFGDRRGIEDVIVSKRRFQYEEEVKANPHNYDAWFDYLRLVESDADPDTVREVYERAIANMPPIQEKRHWRRYIYLWINYALYEELEVKDPERTRQVYKACLDLIPHKKFTFAKIWLLYAQFEIRQKNLQGARKIMGTAIGKCPKNKLLKGYIELELQLREFDRCRKLYEKYLEFTPENCSTWIKFAELETILGDVDRARAIFELAIGQPRLDMPEVLWKSYIDFEIEQEEFGNTRNLYKRLLQRTQHVKVWISFAKFELSIESGERLHKCRQIYEEANKSMRSCEEKEERLMLLESWREFEREFGSDASRERVRKLLPEKVKKRRKLTAEDGSDAGWEEYFDYIFPEDAANQPNLKLLAMARMWKKKQEDADVPGNQNDPENDPEAEEPMETTRSPPSSSEEPEAAPEKPPHNESNGNMATEMERGNTHDDRDDTGSSSSSSSSSSSGSDSEEEKKKEEQEEKKKEEQEESRSSVDDKD; from the exons ATGGCGTCCACCGCTGCAGGGAAACAGCGGATACCGAAGGTGGCGAAG GTGAAGAACAAAGCTCCTGCAGAGGTTCAGATCACAGCTGAGCAGCTGCTGAGAGAAGCCAAAGAGAGGGAGCTTGAACTTCTGCCGCCGCCTCCGAAACAGAAGATCACCGATCAGGAGGAGCTGAACGATTAcaaactgaggaagaggaag AGTTTTGAGGACAACATAAGAAAAAACCGCACGGTCATCAGTAACTGGATTAAATACGCACAATGGGAAGAAAGTCTGAAGGAGATCCAGAG AGCTCGTTCCATTTACGAGCGAGCGCTGGACGTCGACCACCGCAACATCACCCTGTGGCTGAAATACGCCGAGATGGAGATGAAGAGTCGGCAGGTGAACCACGCCCGAAACATCTGGGACAGAGCCATCACCATCCTGCCACGTGTCAACCAGTTCTG GTACAAGTACACCTACATGGAGGAGATGCTGGGGAACGTGGCCGGCTGCAGGCTGGTGTTTGAGCGCTGGATGGAGTGGGAGCCTGAAGAGCAGGCCTGGCACTCTTACATCAACTTTGAGCTGCGTTACAAGGAGGTGGACAAAGCTCGCACCATCTATGAGCGAT TTGTCATGGTTCACCCTGAAGTCAAGAACTGGATCAAATACGCTCGTTTCGAGGACAAGCACGGCTACGTCGCTCACAGCAGGAAGGTGTTCGAGAGGGCGGTGGAGTTCTTCGGAGAGGAATAcgtggaagaaaacctctttgTGGCCTTTGCCAAGTTTGAGGAGACACAGAAGGAG TTTGAACGTGTTCGGGTGATCTATAAATATGCCCTGGACAGAATCCCCAAACACGAGGCACAGGAGCTTTTTAAAAACTACACCATGTTTGAGAAAAAGTTTGGAGACCGACGAGGCATCGAGGACGTCATCGTCAGCAAACGGAGGTTCCAGTATGAAGAGGAAGTCAAG GCGAACCCACACAACTACGACGCGTGGTTCGACTACCTGCGCCTGGTGGAGAGCGACGCCGACCCCGACACGGTGAGGGAGGTTTACGAGAGAGCCATCGCCAACATGCCCCCGATCCAGGAGAAGAGACACTGGAGACGATACATCTACCTGTGGATCAACTACGCTCTGTACGAGGAGCTGGAGGTCAAG GACCCTGAGAGAACGAGGCAGGTGTACAAAGCCTGTCTGGACCTCATCCCTCATAAAAAG TTCACGTTCGCTAAGATCTGGCTGCTTTATGCTCAGTTTGAGATCCGACAGAAGAATCTGCAAGGAGCCCGAAAGATCATG GGGACGGCGATCGGCAAATGTCCGAAGAACAAGCTGCTGAAAGGCTACATCgagctggagctgcagctgcgAGAGTTCGACCGCTGCAGGAAACTCTACGAGAAGTACCTGGAATTCACGCCGGAGAACTGCTCCACCTGGATCAAGTTTGCCGAGCTGGAGACCATCCTGGGGGACGTGGACCGGGCGCGCGCCATCTTTGAACTCGCCATCGGACAACCGCGCCTCGACATGCCTGAG GTTCTGTGGAAATCCTACATCGACTTTGAGATCGAGCAGGAAGAGTTTGGAAACACGAGGAACCTTTACAAGCGTCTGCTGCAGCGGACGCAGCACGTCAAG GTCTGGATCAGCTTCGCCAAGTTTGAGCTGTCCATCGAGAGCGGCGAGCGGCTGCACAAGTGTCGCCAGATCTACGAGGAGGCCAACAAGAGCATGAGGAGCTgcgaggagaaggaggagcggCTGATGCTGCTCGAGTCCTGGAGGGAGTTCGAGAGGGAGTTCGGTTCCGACGCCTCGCGAGAGAGGGTGAGGAAGCTGCTGCCCgagaaggtgaagaagaggaggaagctgACGGCCGAGGACGGG TCGGACGCAGGATGGGAGGAATACTTCGACTACATCTTCCCCGAAGACGCCGCCAACCAGCCCAACCTCAAGCTGCTGGCCATGGCCCGCATGTGGAAGAAAAAGCAGGAGGACGCCGACGTTCCAGGGAACCAGAACGATCCAGAGAACGATCCAGAGGCTGAAGAACCGATGGAGACGACGAGGTCGCCGCCCTCGTCCTCTGAGGAACCAGAGGCTGCTCCTGAAAAGCCGCCACATAACGAGTCCAATGGAAACATGGCGACAGAAATGGAGCGGGGAAACACGCACGACGACCGCGATGAcaccggcagcagcagcagcagcagcagcagcagcagcagcgggagtgacagtgaggaggagaagaagaaagaggagcaggaggagaagaagaaagaggagcaggaggaaagcAGGAGCAGTGTAGACGACAAAGATTAG